One region of Anthonomus grandis grandis chromosome 22, icAntGran1.3, whole genome shotgun sequence genomic DNA includes:
- the LOC126748109 gene encoding thymosin beta isoform X3 → MSSCTVPAAPAPPALKDLPKVSGDLKSELEGFSANKLKNAETQEKVVLPSAEDVAEEKTHLALIAGVENFNCALLKRTDTKEKIVLPNAQDLQAEKNEKALIEGITKFDASKLKHTETQEKNPLPDKDAIEQEKAQTNLLSGIENFDNSKLKHAETQEKNPLPTKETIDQEKSA, encoded by the exons atgtCTTCTTGCACAGTACCCGCTGCCCCAGCTCCCCCAGCCCTCAAGGATCTTCCAAAAGTCTCTGGAGACTTAAAGAGCGAGTTGGAAGGATTCAGTGCAAACAAGCTGAAGAATGCTGAGACTCAGGAAAAAGTTGTTCTTCCATCTGCAGAAG ATGTAGCCGAAGAAAAAACACACCTCGCCCTGATCGCGGGAGTAGAAAATTTTAACTGCGCACTACTCAAAAGGACCGATACCAAAGAAAAGATCGTACTACCAAACGCGCAAG ATTTACAAGCAGAAAAGAATGAGAAAGCGCTTATAGAAGGCATCACCAAATTCGACGCCTCAAAACTGAAACATACAGAAACTCAGGAAAAGAACCCACTTCCGGATAAAGATG CAATTGAGCAAGAAAAGGCTCAAACTAACCTATTGTCCGGCATCGAAAACTTTGACAATAGCAAGCTGAAACATGCTGAAACCCAAGAGAAAAATCCACTACCCACTAAGGAAACCATCGACCAAGAGAAGAGCGCTTGA
- the LOC126748109 gene encoding thymosin beta isoform X2 produces the protein MSSCTVPAAPAPPALKDLPKVSGDLKSELEGFSANKLKNAETQEKVVLPSAEDLQAEKNEKALIEGITKFDASKLKHTETQEKNPLPDKDAVLQEKTHQNLLSGVEHFDKTTMKHAETTEKIVLPDTQAIEQEKAQTNLLSGIENFDNSKLKHAETQEKNPLPTKETIDQEKSA, from the exons atgtCTTCTTGCACAGTACCCGCTGCCCCAGCTCCCCCAGCCCTCAAGGATCTTCCAAAAGTCTCTGGAGACTTAAAGAGCGAGTTGGAAGGATTCAGTGCAAACAAGCTGAAGAATGCTGAGACTCAGGAAAAAGTTGTTCTTCCATCTGCAGAAG ATTTACAAGCAGAAAAGAATGAGAAAGCGCTTATAGAAGGCATCACCAAATTCGACGCCTCAAAACTGAAACATACAGAAACTCAGGAAAAGAACCCACTTCCGGATAAAGATG CTGTGTTGCAAGAAAAAACGCACCAAAACCTCCTTAGTGGCGTGGAGCATTTTGACAAAACCACTATGAAGCATGCCGAGACGACTGAGAAAATTGTCCTACCCGACACACAAG CAATTGAGCAAGAAAAGGCTCAAACTAACCTATTGTCCGGCATCGAAAACTTTGACAATAGCAAGCTGAAACATGCTGAAACCCAAGAGAAAAATCCACTACCCACTAAGGAAACCATCGACCAAGAGAAGAGCGCTTGA
- the LOC126748109 gene encoding thymosin beta isoform X1 has translation MSSCTVPAAPAPPALKDLPKVSGDLKSELEGFSANKLKNAETQEKVVLPSAEDVAEEKTHLALIAGVENFNCALLKRTDTKEKIVLPNAQDLQAEKNEKALIEGITKFDASKLKHTETQEKNPLPDKDAVLQEKTHQNLLSGVEHFDKTTMKHAETTEKIVLPDTQAIEQEKAQTNLLSGIENFDNSKLKHAETQEKNPLPTKETIDQEKSA, from the exons atgtCTTCTTGCACAGTACCCGCTGCCCCAGCTCCCCCAGCCCTCAAGGATCTTCCAAAAGTCTCTGGAGACTTAAAGAGCGAGTTGGAAGGATTCAGTGCAAACAAGCTGAAGAATGCTGAGACTCAGGAAAAAGTTGTTCTTCCATCTGCAGAAG ATGTAGCCGAAGAAAAAACACACCTCGCCCTGATCGCGGGAGTAGAAAATTTTAACTGCGCACTACTCAAAAGGACCGATACCAAAGAAAAGATCGTACTACCAAACGCGCAAG ATTTACAAGCAGAAAAGAATGAGAAAGCGCTTATAGAAGGCATCACCAAATTCGACGCCTCAAAACTGAAACATACAGAAACTCAGGAAAAGAACCCACTTCCGGATAAAGATG CTGTGTTGCAAGAAAAAACGCACCAAAACCTCCTTAGTGGCGTGGAGCATTTTGACAAAACCACTATGAAGCATGCCGAGACGACTGAGAAAATTGTCCTACCCGACACACAAG CAATTGAGCAAGAAAAGGCTCAAACTAACCTATTGTCCGGCATCGAAAACTTTGACAATAGCAAGCTGAAACATGCTGAAACCCAAGAGAAAAATCCACTACCCACTAAGGAAACCATCGACCAAGAGAAGAGCGCTTGA
- the LOC126748109 gene encoding thymosin beta isoform X4: MSSCTVPAAPAPPALKDLPKVSGDLKSELEGFSANKLKNAETQEKVVLPSAEDLQAEKNEKALIEGITKFDASKLKHTETQEKNPLPDKDAIEQEKAQTNLLSGIENFDNSKLKHAETQEKNPLPTKETIDQEKSA; the protein is encoded by the exons atgtCTTCTTGCACAGTACCCGCTGCCCCAGCTCCCCCAGCCCTCAAGGATCTTCCAAAAGTCTCTGGAGACTTAAAGAGCGAGTTGGAAGGATTCAGTGCAAACAAGCTGAAGAATGCTGAGACTCAGGAAAAAGTTGTTCTTCCATCTGCAGAAG ATTTACAAGCAGAAAAGAATGAGAAAGCGCTTATAGAAGGCATCACCAAATTCGACGCCTCAAAACTGAAACATACAGAAACTCAGGAAAAGAACCCACTTCCGGATAAAGATG CAATTGAGCAAGAAAAGGCTCAAACTAACCTATTGTCCGGCATCGAAAACTTTGACAATAGCAAGCTGAAACATGCTGAAACCCAAGAGAAAAATCCACTACCCACTAAGGAAACCATCGACCAAGAGAAGAGCGCTTGA